A stretch of the Macrobrachium nipponense isolate FS-2020 chromosome 23, ASM1510439v2, whole genome shotgun sequence genome encodes the following:
- the LOC135197948 gene encoding uncharacterized protein LOC135197948, whose amino-acid sequence MRAQGGHQPYPPGICVEDQRRLPYRNPLYLNPPSQSPYITSLPQTNLSQSPPQPTIPYHPYKTHSTATPATITPHTQPTPSQPHNNTPTKPPPTQPIPSQLHNYNPITSTPSTTTSTTTPSTIHSATISHHNPPPPQPLTTTPRQQPPPPQPPLLQPIHNPFQHNITLQPPPP is encoded by the exons atgagAGCCCAAGGAGGCCATCAACCCTATCCTCCAGGAATATGTGTAGAGGATCAAAGGAGA CTCCCCTACCGCAACCCACTCTACCTCAACCCGCCATCACAATCCCCCTACATAACCTCTCTACCACAAACCAATCTATCTCAATCCCCACCACAACCCACTATACCATATCACCCCTACAAAACCCACTCCACCGCAACCCCTGCCACAATAACACCCCATACACAACCCACTCCatcacaaccccacaacaacacCCCTACCAAACCTCCTCCAACACAACCCATTCCATCACAACTCCACAACTACAACCCTATCACATCAACCCCCTCCACCACAACCTCCACCACAACCCCATCCACAATCCATTCCGCCACAATATCACACCACAACCCACCTCCACCACAACCACTTACCACAACCCCACGACAACAACCCCCTCCACCGCAACCACCTCTATTACAGCCCATCCACAACCCCTTCCAACATAATATCACACTACAACCACCTCCACCATAA